CTGTGCTGGGCCGTGATGTTCGACCGCGGCCGCCTGCTCGCGGCCGTGCGGCGCGGCCACGCCGAGTTCTGGGAGCAGTGCGACGCTTGGCTGCAGGGCCGGCTGGACCGCCGCGACCTGGACGCCTGGTGCCGCGGCCACCCGGACCTGCCCCTGGCCAACCTCTGGCGCGAGACCGTCGGGCAGCCCACGAGCCAGGCCGTGCGGCGCGCCTCGGAACGCGTCGCCTACGCCGAGACGGAGAACCTGGAGCGCTACCTGATCATCCTGTCGACGACCGTCACCGTGGCGCCCTTCCTGGGGCTGCTCGGCACGGTCTGGGGCCTGATGCAGGCCTTCTGGGAGATGTCGGTGCTGCGCAGCGCCAACCTCACCGTCGTGGCGCCGGGCATCGCCGAAGCGCTGATCACGACCATCGCCGGCCTGTCGGCCGCGGTGCCGGCCGTGGTGTTCTTCAACCTCTTCGTGCGCAAGATCGACCTGATCGGCAACGAGATGGAACGCCTGCGCTCGATCATGGAGGACGCGGCGCCGTCGGCCGGGGAGGCCCGGCAGGCCCAGGCCCGCCGGCCCGAGCCGCACGAGAAGGAACAGATCCGATGAGACGCCGCTCGGCCTACCGCGGCTTCTCCGAGATCAACATCACCTCGCTGGTGGACATCGCCCTCTGCCTGCTGATCATCTTCATGCTCACCGCCCCCTACATCCAGGGCGGCGTGGAGGTCAACCTGCCGCAGGCCGAGACCCGCGAGGTGATCGTCGAAGAGGGCCCGATCATCACCGTGACGAAGGAGCGCACGCTCCACTTCGACGACGACCCGATCGCCATGTCCGACCTCGCCGCCCGCCTCGCCGTCTTCGCCGACAAGCGCGCGACGCTGCCGGTCTACCTGCGGGCCGACGAGGACGTGCCCTACGGGTTCGTGCTGCGGGTCATGGCCGCCATCGAGAAGGAGGGCTTCTCGAACCTGAGTCTGGTCGCGGACCAGGACCTAGGGGAGAGGGACCGCCCGTGAACCGCGCGCTGCCGGCCTCCCTGCTGCTGCACGCACTCTTCATCGTGGCGCTGCTGCTGTTCGGGTCCCAGGTGGTGCGCCAGCCGATGCCGCGCCAGCGGGCGATCTCGGTGCGTCTGGCCGAACTGCCCAGCCCGCGCCCGCAGGTCCAGACGGCGCCGCCGCAACCCGCCGCCGAGCCGGAAGTCCGGCCCGCGGTCGTCCCCAAGGCCGCCGAGAAGAAGCCGGCGCCGAAAGAGGCGGTCAAACCAGTGACGAAGCCGGCGGCGAAACCGGCCGCCCCGGATCGCCAGCCGGCGCAACCCGACGCCGCCACGCCGACGACGGCCGGTCCGGCCGCGGCCACGCCCCGCCTCGGCGCCGACGTCACCGTCGCGCCGCAGTACCAGTACTACCTCGACCTGCTCGAGCAGCGGATCGCCCGCAACTGGCAGCCGAGGAAGCTGGGGTTCCGCAGCGGGGCCCCGGTGACCTGCTCGATCCACTTCCAGGTCGAGCAGGACGGCCGCCTCTCGCGGCCGACGGTGAGCGCCGGTTCCGGCGTGCCCCTGATGGATCGCGAGGCCCTGCGGGCCGTGGAAGCGGTCGGCACCTTCCTGCCGATCCCCGCCGGCATGGCCGGGCGCGGGATCGGCATCACCTACATCTTCACGCTGACGGCGGGGAACTGACCATGCGGCACGACATCGCGCGCGACATCCTGGCCACGGCCCTCGTCCTGCTGGCGACCGTCGCGCCCGCCGCGGCCCAGGGCGAATACATCATGAGAGCCGACCGTTCGGCGGCCGAACTGACCGACATCCTGGTGCAGCCGCCGGAGGTGCAGGCCGGCGGCGCCGAGGCCCGGGCGGCGGCCGGCACCGTCGACGCCGTCATCCGCTCCGACCTCGACTTCAGCGGCCTGTTCCGCCTGCTGACGCGCGACCAGGTCGCCGGCAAGGCGCCGAGCCACTACCGCATCGACGGCGTGCTGGAGGGCCTGCCGACCGGAGGCGCGTCATCGCCCGCGCTCACGTTGCGCCTGCTCTCGGAACCCGGCGGCCAGGTCCTGCTCTCCAAGCGCTACCAGCCGGGGCCCGACCGGCTGCGGGCCACGGCGCACCACTTCGTGGAGCAGGTCATCCGCATGCTCACCGACCTGCCCGGCATCAGCCTGTCCCGCATCGTGTTCGCGCGCGGCAGCGGGGACCGCCGGGACATCTGGTGCGTCGACTACGACGGCGAGGGCCTGCTGCGGCTGACCTCCAACCGCACCCTGAACCTGTTCCCGTCCTGGTCCCCGGACAACAAGCAGGTCGCCTTCATGTCCTTTCGGCAGGGTCAGCAGGGCACCTACGTCCTCGAGGCGGCGACCGGGGCGGTGCGCATGGTCGGCGAGACCAGCGGCTCGAACCTGGGGCCGTCCTGGCACCCCGGCGGGCAGGAACTGGTGGTGGCCCTGTCGAAGGCCGGCCAGCCGGACATCTACCGCCTCGGTTTGGACGGACGCATCGTCCGTCGGCTGACCGTCTCGGAGTCGATCGAGGTCTCGCCCAGCTGGTCCCCGGGCGGCCGCGAAATCGTGTTCACCAGCGACCGGACCGGCTCGCCCCAGCTCTACGTCATGGACGCCGACGGCACCGGCCGGCGGCGTCTGACCTTCGAGGGGAAGTACAACGACTCGGCCGAGTGGTCGCCCCGCGGGGACCGGATCGTGTACGCCTGCCGCGAGCAGGAGATCACCCAGCTCATGCTCATCGAGGCGGGCGGGGAGAACCGCCGCCTGCTGACCGACGCCTCCTGGCGCAACTGCGAAGACCCCAGCTGGGCCCCGGACGGGCGCCACGTGGTGTTCGCCTCGGACCGCACCGGGGTCTTCAAGCTCTACGTCCTGGACGTCGAGGACGGGTCGATCCGGCAGTTGACGAAGGGCGGGGAACCCGATACAACTCCTGATTGGTCCCAGTGAAAATCCGTGTTATCTTGGCTTGGAATATGGAATCCGGTGGGTTGAGTCACTTCAGAAAAGGAGTCGGATAGCCATGGTGCGGACCCTAGCTCTGATCGGCATGCTGTTGGCGGCCCTGCTCATGACCGTCGGCTGCGGCGGCAAGAAGAACGTTCCGGTCGTGGACAACACGGCAACCGTCGTCACGACCCCGCCCGTCGAAGAGGTCGTCGAGGAGACGCCGGTCACCGAGACGCCGGCGCCCGTCACGAACTACGCGACCATGTCGCCCCAGGAGTACGGCATCGAGGACGTGTACTTCGCCTACGACGAGTACACCCTCAGCGCCGCCACCATGACCACGCTGACCGCGAACGCGAAGATCATGAAGGAGCACGGCGATGTCGTGTACCTGATCGAGGGCCACTGCGACGAGCGCGGCACGGTCGAGTACAACCTGGCCCTGGGCGAGAAGCGCGCGGCCGCCGTGCGCGACTACCTGGCGAACCTGGGCGTGAAGGCCGGCCAGTTGCGCGTCACGAGTTACGGCGAAGAGCGCCCGTTCGTCGCCGGCAGCACCGAGGCTTCCTGGGCCAAGAACCGCCGCGCCCATTTCGCGCGCCCGTAGGTGACCGCGATGCCGCAGCGCCGCACCGCCGGCTTCGCCGTCCTGATGGCCGGCGCGTACCTGGCCGCACTTGCGGCCGGGTGCGCGCCGCAATTCGAAGAACTCGGGACGGCGGTCGACGCCAACACGGTCGAGATCCAGCGGTTGGCCGACGAGCAGACCGCGCTGCGGCGCGACGTCACGGCCCTGCTGGCGCTGTTGCGCAGCGGCGAGGGGTCGGGCCTGGAGACCGACGCGCGCCTGCAGACCCAGCTCTCGCAGATCCTGGCCCGCCTGGACCAGGCCGCCGGCCAGCAGACCGACAACCAGGAATACATGCGCAACCTGTCGGCCCGCGTGGACCTCCTGACCACGCGCCTGGGCATCCCCACGCTCGGCGAATTCAAGCCGGCGCCGACCGGCGGCGCCGACCTCGCGGCCCTGCCCGAGGAGGGGCGCGCCCTGTTCAACGCTGCCATGTCGGATCGCGGCCGGGGCGACTACGACGCCGCCCGCCAGGGCTTCCGGGATTTCCTGGGCCGCTACCCGCGCAGCGAGCAGGCCGATGACGCCGAGTACTGGCTGGCCGCGATGACCGCCGACGACGGCGACCAGCAGGCGGCCCTGAACGCTTTGCTGACCTTGCTGGAAAGCTATCCGGACTCCGACCGCCGGGCCGACGCGCTGCACAAGGCGGTCGCCGCGGCCCACGCGCTCGGGCAGGACGCCGAAGCGCGCCGCCTGTTGGACCGCCTGCAGACCGAATTTCCAGGCTCGGAGGCGGCGGAGCTGGCCGGAGCCCTCTTGTCCGAGTAGAGAACAGGGAGTTTGTAGCGAGCAGGGAGGAGCGATCGTGCCCAAGATCCCCGTGCTGAAGCGGGCCCGCGACCTGGCCCAGCCCTTCCGGCCCGTGGAAGTCGCCGAACTGGACGGCGCCTACCACGCCTTCATCGTGCGCTACAGCGGGGACTACATCGCCCACAGCCATTCGGCCGACGAGTT
Above is a window of bacterium DNA encoding:
- a CDS encoding MotA/TolQ/ExbB proton channel family protein — encoded protein: LCWAVMFDRGRLLAAVRRGHAEFWEQCDAWLQGRLDRRDLDAWCRGHPDLPLANLWRETVGQPTSQAVRRASERVAYAETENLERYLIILSTTVTVAPFLGLLGTVWGLMQAFWEMSVLRSANLTVVAPGIAEALITTIAGLSAAVPAVVFFNLFVRKIDLIGNEMERLRSIMEDAAPSAGEARQAQARRPEPHEKEQIR
- a CDS encoding biopolymer transporter ExbD, which gives rise to MRRRSAYRGFSEINITSLVDIALCLLIIFMLTAPYIQGGVEVNLPQAETREVIVEEGPIITVTKERTLHFDDDPIAMSDLAARLAVFADKRATLPVYLRADEDVPYGFVLRVMAAIEKEGFSNLSLVADQDLGERDRP
- a CDS encoding TonB family protein, which encodes MNRALPASLLLHALFIVALLLFGSQVVRQPMPRQRAISVRLAELPSPRPQVQTAPPQPAAEPEVRPAVVPKAAEKKPAPKEAVKPVTKPAAKPAAPDRQPAQPDAATPTTAGPAAATPRLGADVTVAPQYQYYLDLLEQRIARNWQPRKLGFRSGAPVTCSIHFQVEQDGRLSRPTVSAGSGVPLMDREALRAVEAVGTFLPIPAGMAGRGIGITYIFTLTAGN
- the pal gene encoding peptidoglycan-associated lipoprotein Pal encodes the protein MVRTLALIGMLLAALLMTVGCGGKKNVPVVDNTATVVTTPPVEEVVEETPVTETPAPVTNYATMSPQEYGIEDVYFAYDEYTLSAATMTTLTANAKIMKEHGDVVYLIEGHCDERGTVEYNLALGEKRAAAVRDYLANLGVKAGQLRVTSYGEERPFVAGSTEASWAKNRRAHFARP
- a CDS encoding tetratricopeptide repeat protein produces the protein MPQRRTAGFAVLMAGAYLAALAAGCAPQFEELGTAVDANTVEIQRLADEQTALRRDVTALLALLRSGEGSGLETDARLQTQLSQILARLDQAAGQQTDNQEYMRNLSARVDLLTTRLGIPTLGEFKPAPTGGADLAALPEEGRALFNAAMSDRGRGDYDAARQGFRDFLGRYPRSEQADDAEYWLAAMTADDGDQQAALNALLTLLESYPDSDRRADALHKAVAAAHALGQDAEARRLLDRLQTEFPGSEAAELAGALLSE